From the genome of Argentina anserina chromosome 4, drPotAnse1.1, whole genome shotgun sequence, one region includes:
- the LOC126791596 gene encoding uncharacterized protein LOC126791596, translated as MGEHFVLLVDRLLTESTLEAIESRNRSMQATSSAVEMPKLDYSNCQKIDFEDIVLSPRKLVECRICQDEDEDSNMETPCSCCGSLKYAHRRCVQRWCNEKGDTLCEICHQQFKPGYTAPPPLFHFGRIPMNFRGNWEVSRRGSPRIIMVSTDREFLNPREYDEYSASTARSVLWCRSVAFIFMVLLVLRHTLPLIISGNKDYTSPLIMLLVLRTVGIVLPIYVMVRLVTAIQRRRHQQDLSSSSTTSSDDEETEPSSVLQPQAHIIRIATEN; from the exons ATGGGTGAACACTTTGTATTGTTGGTGGATAGGTTGCTCACCGAATCCACATTAGAGGCAATCGAGAGCAGAAATAGGTCGATGCAGGCCACATCCTCAGCAGTCGAAATGCCGAAACTTGATTACTCAAATTGCCAGAAGATTGATTTCGAGGATATTGTGTTATCTCCTAGAAAATTAGTAGAATGCAGAATATGTcaggatgaggatgaagattcGAACATGGAGACACCTTGTTCATGTTGTGGCAGCTTAAAG TATGCTCACCGCAGATGTGTGCAGAGATGGTGTAATGAGAAAGGTGACACATTGTGTGAGATATGCCACCAA CAATTCAAGCCTGGTTATACAGCTCCTCCTCCACTGTTTCACTTCGGGCGCATCCCTATGAACTTCAG GGGGAACTGGGAAGTTTCAAGAAGGGGCAGTCCTCGTATTATAATGGTTTCAACTGATCGTGAGTTCCTGAATCCTCGTGAATATGATGAGTATTCTGCTTCTACTGCAAGAAGCGTATTATGGTGTCGATCAGTCGCTTTCATT TTCATGGTTCTGCTCGTTTTAAGGCATACTCTTCCTCTAATAATTAGTGGAAACAAAGACTACACTTCCCCACTTATTATG CTATTGGTTTTAAGAACTGTTGGTATCGTTCTGCCAATTTATGTGATGGTGAGGCTGGTGACTGCTATTCAGCGACGCCGACACCAACAG gacctttcgagttcgtccACAACTTCCTCCGACGATGAAGAAACAGAACCTTCTTCAGTTCTGCAGCCTCAGGCTCATATCATTCGAATAGCAACAGAGAATTAA
- the LOC126790208 gene encoding uncharacterized protein LOC126790208, with translation MKIDTSFCFFFLFLALGSLSCVSALVKDGVVANIRSLKFSLVDENLGSWQNEISDTAESPGPSTDGQPLLLAAKRTKRPDILDGLKRYRGGWDIVNRHYWASVGFTGAGGFIISVLWFVAFGMVLVVHHCCGWRMNIKDEGSHRSQRMCLIILIVFTCAATVGCILLSVGQAEFHEEVLHTLKFVVNQSDYTVQTLRNVTQYLSLAKEINVAQVFLPSYVMDSIDKLDGDLNTAADTLTEKTSENSDKVKKVFSIVRSVLIAVAAVMLFLAVIGLVLSILQHQHAIHIFIFSGWLLVAITFILCGAFVILNNAVSDTCLAMEEWVDNPHAETALSNILPCVDQKTTNQTLSQSKGIVNDMVSVVNQFIYTYANTYPSHSDPYFYNQSGPLMPTLCYPYDSELRDTQCGDQQVSITNASLVWQNYTCEVSASGMCVTPGRVKPEIYSQLVAAVNESYALQHYTPRLLSLQNCNFVRETFQTITSSYCPPLEHYLKIVNAGLALISVGVLLCLVLWVLYANRPQREEAFATLSLPVKSRSKKSGPITHSRNSSSDVPTSYMSNGV, from the exons ATGAAGATTGACACTTCattctgcttcttctttttgtttctggCTTTGGGTTCTCTGAGCTGCGTTTCAGCTTTAGTGAAAGATGGAGTTGTAGCCAATATAAGATCTCTCAAGTTTAGTCTAG TGGATGAGAATCTGGGGTCTTGGCAAAATGAGATATCTGATACAGCAGAGTCCCCAGGGCCTTCAACCGATGGACAACCGCTTTTATTGGCGGCAAAAAGGACCAAAAGGCCTGATATACTTGATGGCTTAAAGCGTTATAGAGGAGGCTGGGATATAGTGAATCGCCATTACTGGGCT TCTGTTGGATTCACAGGAGCTGGTGGTTTCATTATCTCTGTCCTATGGTTCGTTGCTTTTGGCATGGTTCTTGTGGTTCACCATTGCTGTGGATGGAGGATGAACATCAAAGATGAAGGATCACACCGGTCACAGAGGATGTGTCTGATTATTCTGATAGTTTTCACTTGTGCTGCCAC GGTTGGatgcattcttctttctgTTGGGCAAGCTGAATTTCATGAAGAAGTCCTGCATACTCTAAAATTCGTTGTAAACCAGTCAGACTACACTGTACAGACGCTGAGAAATGTCACACAGTATCTGTCCCTTGCAAAGGAAATTAATGTGGCCCAGGTTTTCCTACCTTCTTATGTCATGGATAGTATTGACAAGTTGGATGGGGATCTCAACACAGCAGCAGATACATTGACAGAGAAGACAAGTGAAAATTCTGATAAAGTAAAGAAAGTCTTCAGTATTGT ACGTTCTGTTTTAATTGCCGTGGCAGCAGTAATGCTTTTCCTAGCTGTGATTGGTCTTG TTCTGTCCATCCTTCAGCACCAACATGCGATTCATAT ATTCATCTTTAGTGGATGGTTACTTGTGGCAATTACATTTATTCTTTGTGGAGCCTTTGTGATCCTCAACAA TGCTGTTTCTGACACCTGTTTAGCAATGGAAGAATGGGTAGATAATCCCCACGCTGAAACGGCACTTAGCAACATCCTCCCTTGTGTTGACCAGAAAACCACAAACCAGACACTAAGCCAGAGTAAAGGAATTGTCAATGACATGGTCAGTGTTGTCAACCAGTTCATCTACACCTATGCCAATACCTACCCTTCGCATTCTGATCCGTATTTTTACAATCAATCTGGACCTCTGATGCCAACTCTCTGTTACCCCTATGATTCTGAGCTgagagatactcagtgtggGGATCAGCAGGTGTCAATTACGAATGCTTCTTTG GTTTGGCAGAACTACACATGTGAAGTTTCAGCATCTGGGATGTGCGTCACCCCTGGAAGGGTGAAGCCGGAGATCTACTCTCAGCTAGTCGCAGCAGTTAACGAGAGCTATGCGCTACAACACTACACCCCTCGTTTACTCAGCCTCCAAAATTGCAATTTTGTCCGAGAAACATTTCAAACAATCACCTCAAGTTATTGTCCGCCATTGGAGCACTACCTGAAAATTGTGAATGCAGGTTTGGCCCTAATATCAGTCGGAGTCTTGCTCTGCCTTGTTCTCTGGGTACTTTACGCAAACCGCCCCCAAAGGGAGGAAGCGTTTGCGACACTATCCCTACCCGTAAAAAGCAGGAGCAAGAAGAGCGGTCCTATTACTCATAGTCGCAACAGCAGCAGCGATGTACCAACATCGTACATGTCAAATGGAGTCTAA
- the LOC126790209 gene encoding putative fasciclin-like arabinogalactan protein 20: MTSPPITTVALLLLTSLISLSSALPSASILNGADALSDSGHLSMALTLEAISQSLVLKSPTVTIFAPPDASFRRFGQPSLSLLLSHFAAIALPLQTLRSLPAGTKIPTLQSGNSLIVTSPSSGTEISLNGVRVTTAATPIYDDGFLIILGVLEFFDPSFVPAPTRVPSSDHFCGSASPNGSIGFPATASSFDGAKGALRSEGYTVMASILDLQLAAFQNSPSPLTIFAPVDQAVENPLVDPSVFLRHVVPCRLSWFDLVNLIEGTELPTYMKGFTIKMSRSGDVLLLNEAPVYYPNLYYGGSIAVHGLQDSLVVPAQSQEEAADESESSPEQQAGSEAGDDSPDIDSEF, from the coding sequence ATGACGTCGCCGCCGATCACCACCGTcgctctcctcctcctcacctccctcatctctctctcctctgcTCTCCCCTCCGCCAGCATCCTCAACGGCGCCGACGCCCTCTCGGATTCCGGCCACCTCTCTATGGCTCTCACCCTCGAGGCCATCTCTCAGAGCCTCGTCCTCAAGTCGCCGACGGTCACCATCTTCGCGCCGCCGGACGCCTCTTTCAGGCGATTCGGCCAGCCCTCTCTCTCGCTCCTCCTCTCTCACTTTGCCGCCATCGCCCTCCCTCTCCAAACCCTAAGGTCCCTCCCCGCCGGCACCAAAATCCCGACGCTCCAGTCCGGCAACTCACTTATCGTGACCTCGCCGAGCTCCGGTACCGAGATCTCTCTCAACGGCGTCAGAGTCACAACCGCCGCCACGCCGATCTACGACGACGGCTTCCTCATCATTCTGGGAGTCTTGGAGTTCTTTGACCCGAGCTTTGTTCCCGCCCCGACCCGAGTTCCATCGTCGGATCACTTCTGCGGCTCGGCTTCACCGAACGGCTCGATCGGTTTTCCGGCGACGGCTTCTTCGTTCGACGGAGCCAAAGGCGCTTTGAGGTCTGAAGGATACACCGTGATGGCTTCAATTCTAGATCTGCAACTAGCGGCGTTCCAGAACTCTCCGAGTCCGTTGACCATCTTTGCTCCGGTTGACCAAGCCGTCGAGAATCCTCTGGTAGACCCCTCGGTCTTTCTACGACACGTCGTTCCTTGCCGACTCTCCTGGTTCGATTTGGTCAATCTCATCGAAGGCACGGAGCTACCTACCTACATGAAGGGCTTCACTATCAAAATGTCCAGATCCGGCGACGTTTTGCTGCTAAACGAAGCTCCGGTGTACTATCCCAACCTCTACTACGGCGGCTCCATCGCGGTTCACGGCCTTCAGGATAGCCTTGTGGTGCCGGCACAGTCTCAAGAAGAAGCTGCAGATGAGTCTGAGTCTTCACCTGAACAACAAGCTGGGAGTGAAGCCGGCGATGATTCACCGGATATTGATAGTGAATTTTGA